From a single Vicia villosa cultivar HV-30 ecotype Madison, WI unplaced genomic scaffold, Vvil1.0 ctg.002417F_1_1, whole genome shotgun sequence genomic region:
- the LOC131638789 gene encoding uncharacterized protein At4g04775-like: MGSESVQISSSSSHSRRRRLHCYCGLDSPLVTSWTSQNPGRRFYGCGLYKLQGRKGCSFFDWYDEQITDRSQEVINSLLKKVTDLKKNDGLAKKIDDDLKKKMKILVILLIFSWVLIIILIIRNLVG, encoded by the exons ATGGGTTCTGAGTCAGTTCAAATATCAAGTTCTTCTTCTCATTCTAGGAGGAGAAGGTTACACTGTTACTGTGGCTTGGATTCACCACTTGTAACTTCGTGGACATCTCAAAATCCAGGGAGGAGGTTCTATGGATGTGGGTTGTACAAG CTACAAGGAAGAAAAGGATGTTCCTTTTTTGACTGGTACGATGAGCAAATTACAGATCGTTCACAGGAAGTGATTAACTCACTTTTGAAGAAGGTTACTGATTTGAAGAAGAATGATGGTTTAGCTAAGAAGATTGATGATGACCtcaaaaagaagatgaagattttggttattttattgattttttcttGGGTTTTGATCATCATATTGATCATAAGAAACTTGGTTGGATGA
- the LOC131638782 gene encoding uncharacterized protein LOC131638782 — protein MDKKLVDNHGRDIEGLFKDRWEVFRKLWNCLNSKESMLRLNSRQLWLKDGEKNTRFFFLLHNSLLEGRNGRVEGMEEIKEEVKSHFEMFFKEEDFGRAMPEGLVFNTLSDFDIGWIERPFTEEVKLAIWSCNGNKSVGPDGYSFQLFQQNWEVVKEDVLRFISDFYDRGKLVSKNQTTFVPGRSITDGVLVVNEVLDFAKRTKRSCVILKVDFEKAYDSISWKFLRFVLTKMGFDVLTGLMKKAIEIGDFKGIKINEDVEVNMLQFADDTIIIGEGDTANLWSVKYILRGYEMMFVLKFNFHKSKLYGVNGGDWFLKATSSFLSCKVESLPFKFLGVKVGSSPRNVSMWRDLITLLKRRLAVWKDNSVVNNSGSIWWRDLLLSDNYILLSENNFAGAVNCRVGNGMNIAFWFARWAGSHTMMETNMVLFSRVAADSVAVADAGLCTNAGWEWQLCNLLHDSNDLSPLLLRNFTAAVQQVVLRENMLNNVLVDDGNSFVAILHTEEELLWSICDGSHIKAMNEPWLRGKEVGYLEGPQRQGAYNITVKDLMLPNVKKWDVHLISDLFYHTITKSILQVPLIEEVKEDRLIWKAEQIGMYSVRSGYRIWREAQIKHLPGGVVEDWSSIWNIRAPPRVKHLLWRICRGCLPTRLRLQQFHVQCPLGCQFCEDRIENDWHVLFGCNATKQCWQAAGLSSVNI, from the exons ATGGATAAGAAGTTGGTGGATAACCATGGACGGGATATAGAAGGCTTATTCAAGGATAGATGGGAAGTCTTTCGCAAGTTGTGGAATTGCTTAAACTCAAAGGAAAGTATGCTAAGGTTGAATTCTAGGCAACTTTGGTTGAAGGATGGAGAGAAAAACActcgttttttttttcttcttcataattCTTTATTAGAAGGTCGCAATGGTAGGGTGGAAGGCATGGAAGAGATAAAGGAGGAGGTCAAGAGtcactttgaaatgttttttAAAGAAGAAGACTTTGGTAGAGCTATGCCGGAAGGCTTAGTCTTTAATACTTTGAGTGATTTTGATATAGGGTGGATCGAAAGACCGTTTACGGAGGAGGTGAAGCTAGCGATATGGTCGTGTAATGGTAATAAAAGTGTCGGGCCGGATGGTTACTCGTTTCAATTATTTCAACAAAATTGGGAGGTTGTCAAGGAGGATGTTTTGAGATTTATCTCGGATTTCTATGATAGGG GAAAGTTGGTGTCGAAGAATCAAACGACTTTTGTCCCGGGTAGAAGTATTACGGATGGTGTGCTTGTAGTTAATgaagtgttggactttgcaaaaagaaccaaaagaagttgtgtCATTTTGAAGGTGGACTTTGAAAAAGCCTATGATAGCATTAGTTGGAAATTTTTGAGATTTGTTTTAACTAAGATGGGATTCGAT GTTCTCACGGGTCTTATGAAAAAGGCAATCGAGATAGGTGATTTTAAGGGGATCAAGATCAATGAAGATGTGGAAGTGAACatgctccaatttgcggatgacacaatTATAATAGGGGAGGGTGATACCGCGAATCTTTGGAGTGTGAAATATATTCTAAGAGGTTATGAAATGATGTTCGTATTAAAATTTAACTTCCATAAGAGCAAGCTTTACGGAGTTAATGGCGGGGATTGGTTCTTAAAAGCGACCTCTTCTTTCCTCTCTTGCAAAGTTGAAAGTCTCCCCTTCAAATTTCTTGGTGTTAAGGTGGGTTCTAGTCCGAGGAATGTTTCCATGTGGAGGGATTTAATAACCCTTTTGAAAAGGAGGTTGGCAGTATGGAAAG ataatAGTGTTGTGAACAATAGTGGTTCtatttggtggagagatttaTTGTTGTCGGATAACTATATTCTTCTGTCGGAGAATAATTTTGCAGGGGCTGTCAATTGTCGTGTGGGAAACGGTATGAACATAGCATTTTGGTTTGCTAGATGGGCTGGAAGTCATACGATGATGGAGACCAATATGGTGTTATTTTCTAGAGTTGCTGCTGATTCTGTGGCTGTAGCGGACGCAGGGTTGTGCACGAATGCTGGCTGGGAGTGGCAGCTCTGCAATCTTCTCCATGACAGCAATGATCTTTCACCACTGTTGCTACGGAATTTCACAGCAGCGGTGCAGCAGGTGGTTTTGCGGGAAAACA TGCTTAATAATGTTTTGGTGGATGATGGCAATAGTTTTGTTGCCATTCTGCATACGGAAGAAGAATTACT GTGGAGCATATGTGATGGAAGTCATATTAAGGCGATGAATGAACCTTGGCTTCGAGGGAAGGAAGTTGGATATTTAGAAGGCCCTCAAAGGCAAGGTGCGTATAATATTACTGTTAAAGATCTCATGCTGCCTAATGTTAAAAAGTGGGATGTGCACCTTATTAGTGATCTCTTTTATCATACAATTACAAAAAGTATCCTTCAGGTGCCTTTGATCGAGGAAGTGAAAGAAGATCGTTTGATTTGGAAGGCTGAGCAGATTGGGATGTATAGTGTGCGGTCTGGATATAGAATTTGGAGGGAAGCCCAGATTAAACATTTACCGGGAGGGGTTGTAGAGGACTGGAGTAGTATTTGGAACATCAGAGCACCACCTCGGGTTAAGCATCTTTTATGGAGGATCTGCAGAGGCTGTTTACCGACTAGACTAAGACTCCAACAATTTCATGTTCAGTGTCCGTTAGGGTGCCAGTTTTGTGAAGATCGTATTGAAAATGATTGGCATGTGTTGTTTGGTTGTAATGCTACAAAACAATGTTGGCAGGCAGCAGGTTTGTCTTCAGTGAATATTTAG